The sequence AGAAGTGAAGCCCGCGCCGGGTTCGCCTTTTATTTTTTGCCCGGTACTGGTCCAGGTATCCTGCGATGAATAGTAGTTGAACGATGGGATAACCACATTGCGGTATTTACCTATCGGCCACCCGGCAAAAGCCTGGTTTATTGTGCCTGCAAGCACCAGCAATAATACAATCAGGTAGGTTTTTTTCATGTGATTTTTCTTCTATTTTCGGCCTTTGTATCTTCAATATACTTTATTTTTTGTCTTACGGTCTTTCCGACTTCCGGACTTCCTACGGAATCCTCAACTGTTCGCGCAACCAGTTATTTTGGAACATGAAGTAGTTAAAGTTTACCTCGTGGGTTGAGTTAGCTACCGTTATGTACTCCTTTTTACTGGTACCCAGGTGATTATACATAGACATGCTGGACCGTGGCGGACAATACAGATCGAGCAGACCGATACCCATCAGCACCGGGCATTTTACCAGCGGGGCAAAGTTTTGCGGGTCGTAATAATCAAACACCTTGTAAAACATATCCCAGGTATAGCCCGGGTGCGTATCGTGATATTTCCTGAACATTTTGAAGGGGAATACCTGGTCTTTATAAGTAGCCGATATATCGTAGGTATCGCGTATATCCGAATAGAGCGGCACCTGTATGGTCAGCACCCTTACCCTTTTATCAAGCGCGGCCGTGGCTATACCCAAAGCGCCGCCCTGGCTACCACCCTCCACATAAATGCGCGATGTATCTACACCCATATCGTAATGGCTGTACAAAAAGTCTAAGCCACGGATGCAATCCATAATGGTACCACGATAGATATAGCGGTCGCGATCTTCAATACCCATGGTAGAATAGATATCCGTGTTCAGCTTAATATCGTCACGGCTCAGGCCGTTGCCACGCACGTCAATGTCAAAGGCTATAAAGTCGTCGGCATCCATATTGGGGTTCATGGGCACGCCATAACCCGGCACACGGTAGTGAACCGGGAAGCGGTGCCCGAAGGTCGGGACCACCATCCAGCCACGGATCATCACATTACCGTATGACCGCATCTCTACCAGGTAAACCTTTTTGTCTTTGTTTGATTTATCGGGCCTTGGGATCACTTTATACTCGGGCGCCACCTTTTTCAATTCGGCCAGGGTACCCTTCCAAAAATCGTCAAAATCGGCCGGGCGATGCATCACGCTGCTCAGTTTTTCGGGGCTTACGCCAAACACCTTACGCACGGTATCGTCATAATCGGTAAGGTTCAGCATCACATTCAGTTTATAAAAGCCTGCCTTTTGCCGGGGGATAACAATGTTAAAGTTCTCCGTTTCATGATTTTTCATCTTCACATCAAGCTTACTGCTTAATATGGGCTTATTATCATCGGTCAATACCTCGTAAGTCAGTTTACCCTCCTGCAACGCTTTGTAGTGGCTGCGCAGCTTTACCTTGTAGTTAACGTTATCATCGTCCTGGTAAACGGCGCTTTTACGGCTGGCATCAACATCTAT comes from Mucilaginibacter mali and encodes:
- a CDS encoding acetylxylan esterase; the encoded protein is MLNKNKTLFTLLLVFAILVSADRAMAQIVNAKKESAAAKKEKEAAKKEKEEAEKKAAAQKEEEEEFFIDVDASRKSAVYQDDDNVNYKVKLRSHYKALQEGKLTYEVLTDDNKPILSSKLDVKMKNHETENFNIVIPRQKAGFYKLNVMLNLTDYDDTVRKVFGVSPEKLSSVMHRPADFDDFWKGTLAELKKVAPEYKVIPRPDKSNKDKKVYLVEMRSYGNVMIRGWMVVPTFGHRFPVHYRVPGYGVPMNPNMDADDFIAFDIDVRGNGLSRDDIKLNTDIYSTMGIEDRDRYIYRGTIMDCIRGLDFLYSHYDMGVDTSRIYVEGGSQGGALGIATAALDKRVRVLTIQVPLYSDIRDTYDISATYKDQVFPFKMFRKYHDTHPGYTWDMFYKVFDYYDPQNFAPLVKCPVLMGIGLLDLYCPPRSSMSMYNHLGTSKKEYITVANSTHEVNFNYFMFQNNWLREQLRIP